Part of the Anopheles coluzzii chromosome 3, AcolN3, whole genome shotgun sequence genome is shown below.
caccaaccaccacctgCACTTGATGTCTTGAGTTCCCAGGATGTATTTGCATACGCATCTAAACCCTTCCTCGCCACATTCCGTGCCATTTCCATTTTCCGTCGGCTGTTTggcttttgtttcgttttcccGGGTGTGtctgtccccccccccccccctcgttcCGTATAATGACCACCGCCATCGCTGTAATGTATAATTCTATCATTTATTTACGAACGCAAGCACTCGTGTCCTTCCAATCCTGCATTTGTTCTTCTGTCTTTGGTTtccttttacttttcttttttagttCATGTCTATTCATTTTTATGGGATTGGTGatgtgatttatttttgtatgacCTACACACGGCAGTAAATTACATTGTAAAGTGAAGATAAACTTTGtctcgttgtttttttttgccgattcagttttagttttaccctcctttccatAGCGCGATTGTTCCACTAGCTGTTTTCAATTCAAACTTTTTACTGTTAGATGTAGCACGAATCAAAGGAGGAGGGGTCGTGTGTGATCACGATGGTCGGTTAGAGTCTATATACCAGAGGCATAGCAATTAACGTACGAAACATACTGACCGGTTGCACCTTGTTCGTTCTCATTCTTCTCCCAATTTCCATCTTCCTCCCGACACGGTATAAtggatatttattttatacctACGGTACCCACAGGCACACAACCTACGGAAAGATGCTGATTAGGTATGATGACCCGTCTAGATGTGTTGTTGGAGTGTTAACAATTTGTAGCCTTATTACACCCATCCAAACTGATTGTAATCGTATCATTTGAATTGAGTAACATGCAAAATGATGGACATGGACTGATGTTGCTACCATACTGTTGTACCATTTTCGGATGGGGTTTGAATGTTTCTAATTTGTACTGTCCCACGAGTGCGTAATGATAAAATGCTTCGGTGAAATTATTGCCAATAGTTGCAAACTATGATGAGCTCTGCTTCCTGTACCAAACACACGGTGCATTATTTTACACGACAAACTGCATTGCGCCTGAGCGTGTGCTGTATTTTAAACCAAGTTTCAAAGCTGTATCAAACAGCCGGAAGTGTAGAGGCGAGTTGCTAGTTTATTCATTATTGTATTTCAGCGCGTATATTACGCAGAAGTGTGACTCGATAGGTTTGATACGTTATAAACATGTTCCTGTTTTACCAAATTCTAATACAATATTGCACACTCTCATCatcccttgtgtgtgtgtccccgcTCCTAGGTCTATCAACCGGCAAAGGCTTGTTGCGCATTCGACAGCAATGGAAAGTAttcaggctgaaagtgaaccgATCGATGAAGAGGACGATGTCCCGTGAGTATTTAAAGCAACATCTTTTCAGTCAGTGGGAAAATCATTTCATTAACTCTTTAAACCGTTTTCCTTCTCTTCCCTCTTGcttcacaaaacacaacagtCCCGGTGGAATTCCTGCGCGCAGTGAAAAGGGCGAACGGCTACTGCTGTTCATCggtatcatcgatattttgcaGTCGTATAGGTTAAGGAAAAAGCTAGAGCACACGTGGAAAAGTATTATCCACGATGGTGTAAGTATTGAGTCGATCGTACGAGTGGACCCTCAGTTGTCGATTTTCACTCAAtgtgttgtggttttttttttgttttgttttcctttgcatATTTTAGGATACCGTGTCGGTGCATCGGCCTTCCTTCTATGCACAGCGCTTTCAGGAGTTTATGGCCAAAACCGTGTTTAAGAAAATTCCCTCGCGTAAGTAACATCCACACAGCTTTACCGCAGCTCCAGTTATCGAAAACCAGGCAATACGAATGTTGTACACACGTTTCTCTTAGGGTGCTAAAACAATCAAGTTCATTGTAAGGCAATActtaacaacagcaacaaaatcaGGGATTATATTTGTGCTCTCTTTTTCAATTGTCCAACACTCCCTACCCAaagtacacaaaaaataagGACAACAAATTCACAACCATTCCACATGCGCCTGATAATACGCTAATATGACTCGTTAACGTTGTAGCATATTTTTTTCCGACCAGGGACTAAAACCTATTTTACTCTACTAAACTCTATACCTttcttctttaaaaaaacacaaagcagCAACCAAAACTTCATTGCGCATTTGGCAATCTaatagttttctttttcttgtgaGTGTCTTTCTAATGTTAAACATTTGAAACCCCATACTCTCCTATCCGTAGCGGCTGTGCAGTAAggaatgtaaaatatttacttCTATTGGCGAACAAGTTCTGCTGATCGACCGTTGACAGACAGCGTGAAATCATTAGCCGAGAAATGAAAGCTTGTATAATGCTAACGCTCCTTCTTTACCTCCCTGGTTCAATGTTTAGCGTGTCCTTTGCGTGTCCACGTGCCATGTATCCGGATTTAATTCATGTAATATTTAGAAGATTATTCTGTCTGTCCTAAATTTGCACAGCATCAATCTTGGGAAGGTAGCAATATCGTGCCGTTTTTCCCCTCTTATAAATAGCTCTCTGTTTAGGGTTGTTGGTTGTGGTCTACTCATGCAGATGTGTTACTATATGTTGCCATCCTTTACTGTGTGCAAATGGTACAGCATCATTActaactaaactaaaaaaacacacacagtacaaCACATCAGTAAGGAATCATTCACTCGTACACAAATGACAGGGAATACAAGATCCATTGCGTTGTATCGCCTATATTGCCTACGTTTCGCGTCACCGACAATGTATACCAAATCTCTGATCTATATTTCTTCTCTTGCTTCTCTTGTTCTCTTAtctcttttcctctcttttcTTACATATAATGGGTATTGCAAATATGAAATTTCTCTCTCAACGCGCTCTAAACTATCTCAACGCAATACCACAATCCGAAAATACTGACACAAAATCTCGTTCCAAAATCAACTGCCTACCGGCGCGGGGCGGGCGTGTTAACATCACACCAAACCCGCGATAATTGCTAAATTGCCCGATAacgatttgtttgtgtgtcaaACTATGAAATGTACCAActacaacaacgacaacaacaaaaactatttaaacaataatttctTGCCACCAAATCAACATTCAAATACAATTAACGCAAactatatacatacacacaccagtGGATCTGCCCGAGATCAAGGGCAATCATAGAAAATTTCGCACGTTGGTCACCAGCTACATAGGTAATCTAACATCATTCTCCTGTTGTTTGttacgtgtttgtttgtgattgtttttctttttgtgctcTGATATATTTCCACTCTTTCCATTCAACCCCGAGCTACATTGTTCCTGTGGCAATGCTCTCTTATGCTTTACGTAGTGAAGCTAATCTTGTTGTTTGCTAATCTTTTAGCTAACTGgctatcttttttgttttttctctagAATTACGCAAAATTACTACGCTCTTTGCTCTATTACTTGCTAAACgagttttcaattttttttttctacttattTATCTTCTTCTGTCACCGCAAATGATACTTTCTAATAAATTCTCTCTTCTATTCAGTGAATGTGTATTCTGGTAGTATTTCTATCTAACAGGATTGTATGCGAATGGGAATGCAATAGTACACGTGTTGCGTTAAACTTATTCAATGTTACTGTAATAGTTTGTTTCTATGCCATTTTCTTCGTATGTAATATtcggtgtgtgtttattttgtgcgCGATTGCTctcttttcgttttgtttttattttccggCTTCAgttgtaagtgtgtgtgtgtttgtttgtgtgcttgtgtgtattTAAAAGATAATTTGCACCCTTTCTATGTTTTGCAATGAGCAATTGTATGTTTTCACTCATTTCGGTAGCTTTTTGTTAATGTGTGGTACAGCTTTTCATTGGTTTTTGATTATGTTTCAGTTTGTTTCGCTACAGAAACATTTACACGTGGTTTTCAGTATGTTAACCAATTTGCGGGTACCAATTATATGTTCGCTTACTCGAATCAATTGGGATGCTCCTCACAAAATGgtcatattttttatatttttcttgtgttctttctgttgtttttttttactgcagaATGAACTATGTTTCCTTTTATCGCACCGAGCTTCCTAACGCAAACTGTCAGTCCTTACTGCTGGTCCTTCGCTTAATGCGTTTTAACAAGAGCCTAAgtaaaataaagttaaaaGCTTGTGCTTTGCTTTTCGCTAACCATCATTTCCACTCCtatttttaacaaacaaaatagcTCATCTTCTATCTATTTCATTTTATCTCACATATTTGTTGTACATTTTATCTGCTTGAATAGACATGTTTAGCTGCAGCATTATCATCTATTAGATTTTGTTTCTAACATAGAATAATCCTCAACTAGGATCCTTTATCATGTGTTGCAATCACATTAACAAGTCCCAAAATGCTATCAATCAGGCATTGAGTGAAGATGATTGTAGAACATTTTCCTCTAATCCATGTAAAACTATCATCAAGATTTGCATCATTTTCAATCTAAAAGAACCTCTAGAGCTTTAGCTTTTCTGTTCTggatttttcttcattttgtactgtatttttttttttgtacctcTCTGAGTGCGTTTCCGTCACActacaaaaaaacagtttaaacgttttttttttaaattgtactAAACATGTGTTGGATTGAACTTATTAATCGATAGCTCAGGAGTGAAATccgtttgtgttgcttttgacAAAACTATAAATACGCTGCTAAACCCACGTTAGTTGCTCTAGCGTTAAGGCTCTCCCTTACCCGTGTAAACCATTTTGTTCCCACTTCACTCACGCCAGCGAGAAGAGGCGGAAAAGTGTGTTTTCTGAACAAATCTTAGCATTACGCCATATACTTACATATTCAACAATTTCTTGatcgtattgtttttttctctttttctttctatttttttctttttggttttctttacCTCTCCAATCTCGAATCGAatccgtgtttgtgtgtgtgctcttctCAACctcaactactactactactactactaccgccaccaccatcaccaccaccaactgcCAACTACCTTCCTGCGATCCATACGCGATCGTGGCCactaccaaccaaccaaccaaccaacccttcgaccaccatcaccaccactacctTTACGCCATCTTCTACTTCTCCAATCCAAATCAACGTTCGACTCTTGTATGTTGcgcttcccatttttttttttctatcggTTTTCTATGTTTGGTCTGAAACccaaaatggcaaaaacaaTGAATcccttgaaaaaaaaaacaaactccacaTATAAAGCGCTAAAACATTCACCATCCAAGAGAAAAAGCTTATCGAAAGCAGCAcagagagcaaaaaatgaagaaacagATAGTCAACGTAAGTGTTTACCATCTTTGTTTGAATTTACTTTTAAGTTTTCTAATCTTAGAGCGGGTTGTGGCCTACACTGGGTAACACCGGGGTTACGATGGTTTGTGTTATGTTAAGCTGGTATCTCTTCTCTCCGCCACCGAGCTGCAAAATTGAGCtcagttttttatttatcaaaatctggttttgtttttttttctttcttctgtttgttaAAATCTCATTTAATCTACCTTTTTCTACTGTAGTCGTTGATCGTTCCAACACCTTCGTGTTGTCGATCGCTAACTTTGCTATTCCATTATGTTGTACTCGAGTGCCACCCTGAGTGTGTGTATCCTTCCTGTAATGTGTCTTGTTGCAGAACAAGTAATGAAACTCATTCGTGTGTGTACTtcacgtgtgtgtttgtgtttctgtgtgtccCCTTCTGCAACATGAGCGGGGGCTATGTTGAACATCGTTCATTACCATTTATACTttgtgtacgtgcgtgtgtgtcactaTTTGCCTCTTATCCATTCTGGAATGCCTTCTACTCATCATGGCTATTTTTACTGACAAAATTTGTGTTGTTCCCTACCAACTTCCCCATCATCTTAACGCCTTCGCATAATGTCATTGCTGGTTATTTAAATAACGCATTAATAAACGTTCGTTGGCATAAAATTTAAACTAAACGCCTTATCCTCCTTAGCGCCTgcgtcctctctctctctctttctctctctccctgtctATCGCATAGTGAAAGCGATTAGCATCCGTTTAAtggttaattttgttttattggtttaCGAACTTACACCGTGCATGAGCGCGAAATGTGCCGGAATTTTTCTTACTCTTTTTCCAATACGCTACTCGTGTTTCACCGtgtctttcattttttttatttctaatcTTCATTCGCGCCATTCACCACCAATTCAGTTTAATCGTGATATAAATGTTCAGTACTCTCTATCTTttcatactctctctctctctctctctctctccctttctcttgATATTCATTTGTATTTCCCCCCGTCCTGAATCTCTGTATTCCAAGCTTTTTCTCTAATACCAAGGGCACACTAATGTGTAGCTCCGGTAATACTTAAATGTTGTGCTGTCAGTCGTTTAAcgtctactactactactactactactactacttctactcCTTACCTAATTTCTCAGTGTATCGATATGTGATGTCACGGTTTATACTACTTTTCTTCTACTGTCCCTTCTCGTCAGTTCTGTCCCTTTTCCTTATGTTGTATCCTTCTACTTTCTGATGTTTACTATCATTACCTTTCTTTACCCTTACACGCTCGGTTCTGTTCGGTTGGGACCACTCCAATGCGGAGTGGATCCTTCCAACAATAACCATTTTTCACCGGCTAAAGCAAATGTAGAAGGCAAAGCATTTTAGCCTTTTGTAGTGCAACACCTGTAGCAATTACGACGCCGTTGTTTATTGCAATGTTATtaatttgctttcctttttaatcTTCTCCCGGACCAccgacgtgtgtgtgtgtgtgtgcagctgTAGCTGGCAGTTCCCATCAGCATCACCACCAAAATCAGCAGTTCAACCCGACCCAGACGCATTTCAATCAGCAGACAACGGGGACTCCTAAATCAGGTAATTCAGGCTGTGCCGGCCAATCGGTGTAGTACCGCTAtcgaaaggaaaggaaaggaaaaatgagcgcttttgcgtttttttgttcattcaaTATGACAATTCTTTATttccctctctgtctctctctctctctctcgttagTGCTCTAGTAACACGCGTTAATGAATAATTGtgaaatttacaaaacatttgTGATAACCCATACTCTTAAGCTAACCACTGTGCTAACACgatatttgtatttttcttcttcttcttcttcttcttcttcctctgtCTACACTTTCTCCATTCGCTGCGACGGCTTCTTTGGATTAATCAACTAACCAAAACTACCTAACCCCGATCACTGTACAAAACCAACCGCAACGttgttgtctgtgtgtgtgcgtgcgtgtttgtgtatggGATTTTTCTGGGCGTATTTTCGCGTCACACTTCCACGCGTCAGATGTAGATACTTCCTCCAGCGTGCATACGGCGGCCACGATCACGAccacctccagcagcagtggtAGTGCCGCGGCCGGTGGCAATGGTGGTAAATCGGGTGGTCTTGGCACTAGGGCtgccggtggcggcggtgttGGTGGGGCCGGTAGTGCCTCCGCAACGCCGACCAACATGCCACcgctgaaaaagaaaacgacgGTCGTAAAGCAAAGCGTCCCACCGCCGGTTCCACCGCGCGGCTCGCCCAAGTTCAACAAGGCGAGCGGTGCAGGGTCGGGCCGACCCGGCGGTGGTGCTTCCGGTTCGCTACCCAGCCAGTCCAGTGGCCACCGGGGACGATCCAGCgcaggtgtgtgcgtgtttctgTTCGAttagtgtgttgttgttgtgcccttttttgtttgtttgtttgttttttctcctccaaatccgtttttgttgtcattttgtTATCGTAGATATTTgtggtttgaaaaaaaaattgctccCTTCTTTCTCCTCTAGTCGTATTGTAGTATTcggtaaatatttttctatcgtttttttttgtcacatcgtctgtattttattaatttcgtAAAATTGTGATTAAAGTTGTCAACGATCGTTTCCGGTTTGAACATcggttttaatttttgcatGCAAATTCAATTATCTATTGCAGTAGATCGTAACACAAAAGGTGGGTTCGTTCATCCGTTATCTCAAAACGTGGCTGTCACCCTTTCCtataacattttgcacactattctatgcaaaaaaaaacgagaaagtATGCCACCTTCTTGAGATGAGTAGTGAAGATGGACCCCCTGTAAAGTCTTATTTTCCTTCTGTTTGTCCAGTTCTTACTCTAGCGCCACTTATCCTCAAGCATAATGCGAAATCAATTTCTTAGATGTTTTACTTTGATTGTTATCATTCATTTTGACTCATTTGTTTCAAGCctgataaaaaaatagttcTTCACAAAGAAAGGGTAGTGCATTTCTGAGTTTTCTTGGTCTTCTCGTTTGCTTGGTTTTGAAGTAGGAAAGTAACGAGCTATATAGCAGTAAAGCTTCAGTAATAATAAAGAAGAAAGTGTTAATACTACTCACCTAGAGGGAACGGCAAACGAGAAGCAACGCAAATAATGGCTTTGATAAAATTATCCCCTCTTTCCCATGTGGGAAATAGAACCCTTTTTTGAATTTGAGTTACCAAAACTGATTCGGCACCTTCTCGTTGGTCTTCTCCATCTAATTCCGTGAGCGCTTTTTGTCTGTGCGCGCTCTCGGCGCCTTTGTTCTTCTGAGATCgtaccaatcgaaccatcaaTAATCCCCGTGCGCAGGTAAGAGGCACCGCTCGTCTCCACGTGGCAATGGCGGCATCGGCGGGCAGGGTGGCCGAAGCACCAATGCCACCAGCGctcccccaccaccaccaaccaaggATAGTCGTTCTGGGGTCGGGCTCGATCCACTGCAAGAGAATGAAGCGGCCGAGCTGCAGCTGCTACCCTCCCCCAACAAAGTGCTCAGCTGGCTGAGCAGCAACGACTTCCGGGTGTCGGAAAATGGTGACATACTGTCGGAGGACGACGACAGTCgtcctgctgctactgctgccgctgTATCGATACCCAAAGTGATTGCCGTCAAACGAAAGCCATTGACCGGACCGGGGTCAACATCGAACGTGAAGGAAGCGACGAAAGCGTTCGAGCGGCTGTCGAGCCGCAACGGCAGCGGGTCCTCGGTGCAGCAAATGATTCGGAATTTTGAACGAACGGCCGGTACGGCGACGGTGGCTCGGTCGGAATCGATGTACTCCAGGGTGCCTAGTCACGGTACATCGAAGGAACTGCAGGTTCCACCCACGGCGGTACAGCGGTCCACCCGAACGCTCCCGTTGACGATACCGGTCATCAAAGAGACGCTCGTTGAGGatgaaaataacaataatcgtCTCTGTGTGACGTTTGGTGGTGACGATCGCGAGATGTTCATCCCCATGGCGCAACGGTTGGAGCAGGACGTTGATCTTACCGCGCACGAGAACGATCAGCTTGTTTTGGCGAACTTGAAAAACGTAGTCAAAGCACGGCGAGAAATGTTCAACACCTCACCGAATTCAACAATGGAGCGTAAACCACGAGCGTCCATGATCGTACGGCCCACTCCTCTTCCTAATGGTGCGATTGCACAGGGAGTCGAAAGAGCGCCCACTGAACGACATACAATGACACAAACGACGACAACAAAAGGAAAACTGACGCGCTCGGTCACGCAAGGCAAGCGTCAGCCGCCCGCGCCGTCACGCATAGATCCGGACGAGATCCAGCGCAAAATTCAGGAAATCGAAGCCGAGATACGGCAGAACGAAGAGCGGCTCAACCGAATACCCTCCAGACGATCGATGCGCCGTGAAGTCGCCGTATCGGTCAAGACGGAACGTGCACAAttccagccgggaccggtggcCCATCTTGCCCCTTGCCGCAATGAAAGCTTCCTTTCCCGTCTGAAACCGAAAATGCATCGCAGCTCGATGGCAAACGGCATGGTTACGGGTGGGGTGGACTTTGGTCCAGCGGCGCTAGTACCGGATGACGTTCGGTACATGGGGCAGGAGGAGAAAGCTTCCATCATACGGCAGATCGGGCTACCGCTGGACGAAAATCACAACCTCGAAAGCTACCTGGAACAGTTCAGCCTGGAGGGAGAGTTCGTCTAAAGCGCTGGAGCGTAGGGATCCTATCGGCCCCTCCACCCCCCCGCTCTGGAATCCATTTCTTCTGTTCTCTGTAGCGTTTGTTGCTCATCTGTTTCAACTGTCATTTCAGACAATGATCCTCCAATTTCCCCCCAAAAcatttgtgtgtgcgctctcttcctctctatctctctatctatctatctattgCTCTGTTGTCTTGGACCAAGCATGGTCAAGCTTTCCATTTAATCTTCTTTGCTTCTGAGCTTGGTTGTGATTTTGGTTTTTCGTTCGCTGGTATCAAATCAATCAGGTTGTCGTTTATGACGCGTATGACACGTGGTCGTATCGTTCGTTGCCGTGATGTGTGTAGCTCGTATGCCTTCGATTAGCAGTAGATCCTTAAGTTTCCGTTCCGTAACCTCCATTTTATTTCcacttttttgctctctctctcgctctctctatgTGGTCCTTTTTAGTTGGTAACTGGTGGTTTAGTGAGCCCTCCTTTATCTCAGTGTATTATCGTTAACTTGTTTTATATGAGTTGCCTTCTATTAggtccttttttgtttcagttaAGTAAGTCcgactgttttgttttgctctatATATTTTACACCTAATGCCATGAGACACTTTCagctgtacataagtttaatgAAGGCGCTAGCAATCTTCTTTTcaattggtttggttttgtctCTGAGTGTGTTAtgtacataataaaaaaacgatgtATCAGTTTACTATCCGCTTTGAGATATAAAGTCACGCTACTATACATGGACCCCTTTCTGTtggttaatttatttatttccccattcggttcggttcgtttGGATGTGTAAAAACGGTCCACCACACAAGTGTATATACGATCCAGTTAAGCTTTTTCGTTAAACTCTACTTTAACTcgaatacaaacaaaaaagaaacaaacaaaaaaccaacttAGACGCTTCGTATCTCGTATCTGGCTAGGCACATCTCCTTCCTGTTCTTCCACTCCTCCTCCCGCTTTTGACGACATCTCCGAGCACGGTAGCAGTAGCCATCGACACTCGTCGGATGACAaaacgggcagcagcagcggaatcGGAAGTGCCGGCGCCAGCGGCTTcggaggcggcggcggtggcggcggcgacggtATCGGaggcggcagcggcggtggtggcggctcCGTCGATCGGCGGAGCGCATCCTGTCGCAGTGATAACTACAAAGAAGACTCAATAAGGTAAGGTTTCACCGCGCACAATCCGCGGTAATCCCCTCTCGATTGCGGGAAATGCCCCCGGTGTGCAGTGGCACGGGTGGGAGGGAAGGCGTTTAGCTTTGTGTTTTGGAACTCTACCCTTCTATGGCAATCGTTTCCATCACCCTCTTTCCCATCtccatagcatttttttttgttcttcctctGTGTGTTCTGTGTGGCGAACCCGTTGAGAGCGGGAGTTCCTCCCAAAGTGTCCCACTTTTTGTgtgtcctctctctcttgtttgtgtgtgcaatgcACTCTGTAACGATCGGGTGTCCAAGAATGCTGTGGATGTGCAATGTAACTTGAATGcattgaaatgtgtttttttttcgttctcccTATTTTGGTGGCATTTCAAATCGAAACGAAATTACTACGAAAGATCGCATGGCATGGCATGGAATTTCTTatcctttttatttatttttacaaaaataggGAAAGTATTTCTTCACATCTTCTGCTCTGTGCATGGGGTTATTGCATTGTTCTAGGCATGTTACCTTTtgtgttgttatttattattgtttaatttcttttttcatatttgtatTTCTGTTTAATGTTACTAATTCTCGTACGAAACTAACCGTGTTCAACTTTCTCCTGTCATgccgtttttttattgtttgtcaCTTCATTTGCtgtctttcttctttttttctttttctttaatgtttttgtattGCAGCAAGCGCCATGTATGTGGTGAATTGTCCTTCCGTCATGCTTTTATCTTCTCCGAACTTTGTGTCGTCATGAATTTACCGCTCCATATCtgattcattttgtttttagcaAATGCTTGAAACGTACCGAccatttacttatttatttttcttcttttctttcttttctcttctcttaTATGCCGCATTTGCCGCTCTCCTGtgcctgtctgtctgtctttGTGGCCTATCTGTGTATGCCTGCCCACCCCCTTCATCCATCTTCACCGTTTCGGGAATGCTGCCGCTTATGCTCGTGTGTCGGTCGGTGCATCTCGGTAATGCTGACATATGATCATCGTTAATTTTGATGGCCCCCTTTGCACCTCACGATACATCCGATGCACACACATGTACGCTTGCCCTTTTGTATCCGGCCCCAAAATGATaccacaaacgcgcgcgcccCGTACGAACTGACCCGTAcgcgccaacacacacaacagtatATCAGAAATAAGATTAGAAAGTCATTTAGCAGTCGAATCATCATCCAATAGCAATTACGGCTCGCGGGGGGCCCTAGCGTCGGTCGAAGGATCGACCCCAACGTGGACTGAAGGAACGCCCAGCTTTACGGATTCGAGCTCGAGCGGTGATATTGGAAGTGAGTGGAGGCTGGGTGTGAAAGATAACCGAggcgacaaaacaaaactaacaaCCGCGTTTGTTTCTTCTCCCCCATTTTGCAGCATTCTCAGGCCATTCCTCTCCCATGTCGGATCGGGATCGCCACAAGCCCACGGTCGAGAAGGCGCTGAACTCGCTCACATCGGAAATGGTAAGCTTTTCGAACAAGTTCCACCAgcttcatcatcaccatcttcACCAACACCAGTACCAGTACcactcctcctccacctcatCGGTGTCGTCCGCTTCGGGGCATCATAACCtgcggaagcagcagcagcagcacctccaccagcaactgcagcagcagcagcatcagcttcACAAGCAAGTGATCTATGTGAAGAACAGCAGCTGTTCGAGCATAGACCAATCGGTGCACCTTcttggcggtggcggcggcgtcggtggtagtgttgttggtggtggtctAATAAGCAGCGGTGTTGGTGGTACCGGTAGCGGAACCGTGCTAGGGATCGGCGGCAGTGGCCGCTCCAGTCCGCTCGTCATGATACGTCGTGTTACATCGACGAAAATAAGCGAAAGCACTACCTCGCTCAATTCTGCCGGGGGCGGAAGGGCGGAAGATGATACGGCCAGTTCGCGTGACCAGCTTTCGTCCGCCCACCTCGGTGCGGTCTCTTCCGCTTCTCTCCGATCGTCGACAGCTTCGG
Proteins encoded:
- the LOC120959578 gene encoding uncharacterized protein LOC120959578 isoform X3, with amino-acid sequence MASGDTAAIDTIDVESALSTKNSEFTASSKDQPLELDEYGKFIKDTPGKFIMADGMSGEQSLAPRPHRPKSDKERKIGHRRVGEGGEITYKKIQTTTIMGSIQLGIQHTVGSLASKPRRDLLMMDFWELETISFPPEGSSMTPAHHYSEFKFKIYAPIAFRYFRDLFGIQPDDFMMSMCSAPLRELSNPGASGSIFYLTDDDEFIIKTVQHKEGEFLQKLLPGYYMNLNQNPRTLLPKFFGLYCYQCNSKNVRLVAMNNLLPSYVRMHLKYDLKGSTYKRKANKAERSKSSPTYKDLDFMEQHPNGLFLEAETYSALIKTIQRDCRVLESFKIMDYSLLVGIHNLDLAVKEKQEAAAKARSEGESDYEDAPEADQYMVQEREEQRTTALNRSRHTTYGKMLIRSINRQRLVAHSTAMESIQAESEPIDEEDDVPPGGIPARSEKGERLLLFIGIIDILQSYRLRKKLEHTWKSIIHDGDTVSVHRPSFYAQRFQEFMAKTVFKKIPSPLKHSPSKRKSLSKAAQRAKNEETDSQPVAGSSHQHHHQNQQFNPTQTHFNQQTTGTPKSDVDTSSSVHTAATITTTSSSSGSAAAGGNGGKSGGLGTRAAGGGGVGGAGSASATPTNMPPLKKKTTVVKQSVPPPVPPRGSPKFNKASGAGSGRPGGGASGSLPSQSSGHRGRSSAGTSPSCSSTPPPAFDDISEHGSSSHRHSSDDKTGSSSGIGSAGASGFGGGGGGGGDGIGGGSGGGGGSVDRRSASCRSDNYKEDSISISEIRLESHLAVESSSNSNYGSRGALASVEGSTPTWTEGTPSFTDSSSSGDIGTFSGHSSPMSDRDRHKPTVEKALNSLTSEMVSFSNKFHQLHHHHLHQHQYQYHSSSTSSVSSASGHHNLRKQQQQHLHQQLQQQQHQLHKQVIYVKNSSCSSIDQSVHLLGGGGGVGGSVVGGGLISSGVGGTGSGTVLGIGGSGRSSPLVMIRRVTSTKISESTTSLNSAGGGRAEDDTASSRDQLSSAHLGAVSSASLRSSTASDHHNLHHRTTELLQRHCDEGAPEADTNGASLSSTSGHGSGDSSSNGSLTETDRNALRQAREE
- the LOC120959578 gene encoding uncharacterized protein LOC120959578 isoform X4; translation: MASGDTAAIDTIDVESALSTKNSEFTASSKDQPLELDEYGKFIKDTPGKFIMADGMSGEQSLAPRPHRPKSDKERKIGHRRVGEGGEITYKKIQTTTIMGSIQLGIQHTVGSLASKPRRDLLMMDFWELETISFPPEGSSMTPAHHYSEFKFKIYAPIAFRYFRDLFGIQPDDFMMSMCSAPLRELSNPGASGSIFYLTDDDEFIIKTVQHKEGEFLQKLLPGYYMNLNQNPRTLLPKFFGLYCYQCNSKNVRLVAMNNLLPSYVRMHLKYDLKGSTYKRKANKAERSKSSPTYKDLDFMEQHPNGLFLEAETYSALIKTIQRDCRVLESFKIMDYSLLVGIHNLDLAVKEKQEAAAKARSEGESDYEDAPEADQYMVQEREEQRTTALNRSRHTTYGKMLIRSINRQRLVAHSTAMESIQAESEPIDEEDDVPPGGIPARSEKGERLLLFIGIIDILQSYRLRKKLEHTWKSIIHDGDTVSVHRPSFYAQRFQEFMAKTVFKKIPSLDLPEIKGNHRKFRTLVTSYIAVAGSSHQHHHQNQQFNPTQTHFNQQTTGTPKSDVDTSSSVHTAATITTTSSSSGSAAAGGNGGKSGGLGTRAAGGGGVGGAGSASATPTNMPPLKKKTTVVKQSVPPPVPPRGSPKFNKASGAGSGRPGGGASGSLPSQSSGHRGRSSAGTSPSCSSTPPPAFDDISEHGSSSHRHSSDDKTGSSSGIGSAGASGFGGGGGGGGDGIGGGSGGGGGSVDRRSASCRSDNYKEDSISISEIRLESHLAVESSSNSNYGSRGALASVEGSTPTWTEGTPSFTDSSSSGDIGTFSGHSSPMSDRDRHKPTVEKALNSLTSEMVSFSNKFHQLHHHHLHQHQYQYHSSSTSSVSSASGHHNLRKQQQQHLHQQLQQQQHQLHKQVIYVKNSSCSSIDQSVHLLGGGGGVGGSVVGGGLISSGVGGTGSGTVLGIGGSGRSSPLVMIRRVTSTKISESTTSLNSAGGGRAEDDTASSRDQLSSAHLGAVSSASLRSSTASDHHNLHHRTTELLQRHCDEGAPEADTNGASLSSTSGHGSGDSSSNGSLTETDRNALRQAREE